The Candidatus Poribacteria bacterium genome window below encodes:
- a CDS encoding transposase → MRRDAHHQATTDILKCVSQIGIETLQVPNLLKNRNLAKALSDAALGGFLEKLKTKAEMLGIPIVQADRFFASSKICSSCGHKKDDLTLSDRQYHCSNCGRSIDRDTNAALNLRNLAAGYAES, encoded by the coding sequence ATCCGCAGGGATGCCCATCATCAAGCGACAACCGATATTCTCAAATGTGTTTCTCAAATCGGTATAGAAACCCTACAGGTTCCGAACTTGCTGAAAAATAGAAACCTGGCAAAAGCACTCTCAGACGCTGCACTTGGAGGGTTTCTTGAGAAACTCAAGACGAAAGCCGAAATGCTTGGCATTCCGATTGTGCAGGCAGACAGGTTTTTCGCAAGTTCAAAGATTTGTAGCAGTTGCGGACATAAAAAAGACGACTTAACGCTGTCAGATAGACAGTATCACTGTAGTAACTGCGGAAGGTCCATAGACCGAGATACTAACGCAGCACTCAATTTAAGAAACCTCGCCGCGGGATACGCGGAGAGTTAA